Proteins co-encoded in one Parascardovia denticolens DSM 10105 = JCM 12538 genomic window:
- a CDS encoding lactococcin 972 family bacteriocin, with product MSTVVPLFLLVIYSVCKGANDGNKVIVSVIALTMLAFPAGMACAAETHPAEGGTWQYGHALQIKAWSNYWHPSWAHASTVKSRNKQLVTPYAAKGSWSTAEIWAFDGTPSYYYRVR from the coding sequence ATGTCAACAGTAGTACCGCTCTTCTTACTCGTCATATACAGTGTTTGCAAAGGAGCGAATGATGGGAACAAAGTTATTGTGTCGGTTATTGCGTTGACTATGTTAGCTTTCCCAGCGGGAATGGCTTGCGCTGCGGAGACGCATCCGGCAGAGGGCGGAACTTGGCAATATGGACATGCGCTACAGATAAAAGCATGGTCGAATTATTGGCATCCGAGCTGGGCCCACGCTTCGACAGTTAAATCGAGGAATAAGCAGCTAGTCACTCCATATGCGGCAAAAGGTTCATGGTCAACAGCTGAGATTTGGGCATTTGATGGTACTCCCAGCTATTACTACAGAGTGCGGTAA
- a CDS encoding TrmH family RNA methyltransferase, whose amino-acid sequence MYEPSEYTKRVMAAGDPQLRPIGVGPWEREHPDQPRPDPAQDPRFDPELLDQGDSRNVMDRYRYWTVEAIKADLDSRGRHSFEVAIENWTHDFNIGSMVRTANAFTAKRVHIIGPHKWNRKGSLMTELYQTIDYHPSIDEFVADIRARDRKESQEAAAKEGKEGNKAQPIHTRIVALDIVPGAVPIETYRFPERCVLLFGAEGPGLTRKALGIADDVVYITQYGSVRSLNAGAAAAVSMHAWMMQHG is encoded by the coding sequence ATGTACGAACCAAGCGAATACACCAAACGAGTGATGGCCGCGGGAGACCCCCAGTTGCGGCCGATCGGCGTCGGGCCGTGGGAGCGGGAGCACCCGGATCAGCCGCGGCCGGACCCCGCGCAAGACCCACGATTTGACCCGGAGCTTCTGGACCAAGGCGACAGCCGTAACGTTATGGACCGCTACCGTTACTGGACTGTGGAGGCCATCAAGGCCGACCTGGATAGCCGCGGGAGGCATTCCTTTGAAGTCGCCATTGAAAACTGGACCCACGACTTCAACATCGGTTCCATGGTCCGCACGGCCAACGCCTTCACCGCCAAACGAGTGCACATCATCGGCCCGCATAAGTGGAACCGCAAAGGCTCCCTTATGACCGAGCTTTACCAGACCATCGACTACCATCCGTCCATCGATGAATTCGTGGCGGACATCCGCGCTCGCGATCGGAAGGAGTCCCAAGAGGCCGCGGCCAAAGAGGGTAAAGAGGGTAACAAAGCTCAACCTATCCACACTCGCATCGTCGCCTTGGACATCGTTCCCGGAGCGGTCCCCATCGAGACCTACCGTTTCCCCGAACGGTGCGTCCTGCTTTTCGGGGCCGAGGGACCTGGCTTGACTCGGAAGGCTCTGGGCATAGCGGATGACGTGGTCTACATCACTCAGTATGGCTCTGTCCGCTCTCTCAATGCTGGCGCCGCAGCCGCGGTTTCCATGCATGCTTGGATGATGCAGCACGGCTAA
- a CDS encoding type I phosphoribosyltransferase, producing MTQERNISQDGFKATGPAQARQELEREISRLPVDMLDPRRRLEKMVRADIEGKPFSELTKVTYDHDGAQLCGHVMLDNLEEKGFVIGDFTAVGALTAAAIPLVCAIMHAAASRGEDLDGFLMDFVYPSIKGPSIKGKKVILVDAWLSEKSFVQTSSLVTLRHGNELNLDFSILQNEGAELLAITSLVGSLGKGLAAGGSTDTATDVGSGTDMGLDLNIDEGQDQEMTITLVNPLSQEKQDLPFLPLFRG from the coding sequence ATGACACAGGAACGGAATATCAGCCAAGACGGTTTCAAGGCCACGGGCCCGGCCCAGGCCCGCCAGGAGTTAGAACGGGAGATCTCCCGGTTGCCGGTCGATATGCTTGATCCCCGCAGGCGCTTGGAAAAAATGGTGAGAGCGGACATCGAGGGCAAGCCTTTCAGCGAATTGACCAAGGTGACCTATGACCACGATGGCGCCCAGCTCTGCGGCCACGTCATGTTGGACAACCTGGAGGAAAAAGGCTTTGTCATCGGTGACTTCACCGCCGTCGGCGCATTGACCGCAGCCGCCATACCCCTGGTCTGCGCCATCATGCATGCGGCCGCTTCCCGGGGAGAGGACTTGGACGGTTTCCTGATGGATTTCGTCTATCCGTCCATCAAAGGGCCGTCGATCAAGGGGAAGAAGGTCATTTTGGTGGACGCTTGGTTGTCGGAGAAATCCTTCGTGCAGACCTCGTCTTTGGTCACCCTTCGCCATGGCAATGAACTCAATCTGGACTTCAGCATCCTGCAGAACGAAGGCGCCGAGCTGCTGGCGATCACTTCCCTCGTTGGCTCATTGGGGAAGGGCTTGGCCGCCGGGGGGTCCACGGATACGGCTACGGATGTGGGCTCAGGCACAGATATGGGTTTGGATTTGAATATCGACGAGGGGCAGGATCAGGAAATGACCATCACCCTTGTCAACCCGCTTTCCCAGGAAAAACAGGACCTTCCTTTCCTGCCTCTTTTCCGAGGATAA
- the clpB gene encoding ATP-dependent chaperone ClpB, with protein MSEKYTTLAQEALGDAIQSASAAGNPQVEPLHLLDSLLRQDGGVVRGLVQATGADPQSIGAQTRRALAKLPSASGSATAQPDGSRQLSQVIASAQKEMKALEDEYVSTEHLLIGIAASDGEAGEILRHAGASVEALRKAIPQVRGGAKVTSPDAEGSYKALEKYSTDLTEQAREGKLDPVIGRDSEIRRVIQILSRRTKNNPVLIGEPGVGKTAVVEGLAQRVVAGDVPTGLRDKKIVSLDMSSMVAGSKYRGEFEERMKAVLDEIKKSDGRIITFIDEIHTIVGAGATEGSMDAGNMLKPMLARGELRLIGATTLDEYRENIEKDPALERRFQQVFVGEPSVEDTVAILRGLKQRYEAHHKVTIGDDALVAAATLSNRYISGRQLPDKAIDLVDEAAAHLRMELDSEPEEIDELQRRVTRLEMEEMQLKKSQDTASQERLAKIQSELADTREKLAGLNARWSAEKAGHNKVGDLRAKLDDLRVQADKATREGDLEHASRILYGEIPQIRKELAAAEDSASAETAATGADGESAQEPMVPDHVDADSIASIVSSWTGIPVGRLMQGENEKLLHMEEVLGKRVIGQKEAVAAVSDAVRRSRAGISDLDRPTASFLFLGPTGVGKTELAKALADFLFDDEKAIVRIDMSEYMEKESVSRLIGAAPGYIGYEEGGQLTEAVRRRPYSVVLFDEVEKAHPEVFDVLLQVLDDGRLTDGQGRTVDFKNTILILTSNLGSQFLVDSGLDADQRKSAVMDAVHAHFKPEFLNRLDDMIVFNPLTRDELAGIVDIQVARVADRLKERRITLDVTDSAREWLADTGYDPAYGARPLRRLVQNEVGDQLARMLLAGQVHDGDTVLVDQTGGDHLELSA; from the coding sequence ATGAGCGAAAAGTATACGACCTTGGCCCAGGAAGCCCTCGGCGACGCCATCCAATCCGCTTCCGCGGCCGGAAATCCCCAGGTGGAACCCCTTCATCTGCTGGATTCCCTCCTTCGCCAAGATGGGGGCGTGGTCCGAGGCCTGGTCCAGGCCACTGGGGCCGATCCACAGTCCATCGGGGCTCAAACCCGACGGGCATTGGCAAAGCTGCCTTCCGCCAGCGGTTCAGCCACCGCCCAGCCTGATGGCAGTCGTCAACTTTCCCAGGTCATCGCCTCCGCCCAAAAAGAGATGAAGGCCTTGGAGGACGAATATGTGTCCACCGAACACCTGCTCATTGGCATCGCTGCCAGTGATGGGGAAGCGGGGGAGATCCTTCGCCATGCGGGGGCCAGCGTGGAAGCCTTGCGCAAGGCCATCCCCCAAGTTCGAGGCGGAGCCAAAGTCACTTCTCCCGACGCCGAAGGCTCTTACAAGGCTCTGGAAAAGTATTCCACTGACTTGACCGAGCAGGCCCGGGAAGGCAAACTGGATCCGGTCATCGGCCGCGATTCGGAGATCCGCCGGGTCATCCAGATCCTCTCCCGCCGCACCAAGAACAACCCTGTCCTCATCGGCGAGCCCGGCGTGGGCAAGACCGCCGTGGTGGAAGGCCTGGCCCAACGTGTGGTGGCCGGGGATGTACCTACCGGTCTGCGCGACAAGAAGATCGTCTCCTTGGATATGAGCTCCATGGTGGCCGGCAGCAAATACCGGGGCGAATTCGAAGAGCGCATGAAGGCCGTCTTGGACGAAATCAAGAAGTCCGACGGCCGCATCATCACCTTCATCGACGAAATCCATACCATCGTGGGGGCCGGGGCCACGGAAGGATCCATGGACGCCGGCAACATGCTTAAGCCTATGCTGGCCCGCGGCGAGCTGCGTCTGATCGGTGCCACCACTCTGGATGAGTACCGGGAGAACATCGAGAAAGACCCGGCTTTGGAGCGTAGGTTCCAACAGGTATTCGTGGGAGAGCCCAGCGTGGAGGACACGGTGGCCATCCTTCGCGGCCTCAAACAGCGCTACGAAGCCCATCACAAAGTGACCATCGGGGACGACGCCCTCGTGGCAGCAGCCACCTTGTCCAACCGTTATATTTCCGGACGTCAGTTGCCGGACAAGGCCATCGATCTGGTGGATGAGGCCGCCGCCCACCTGCGCATGGAACTGGATTCCGAGCCTGAGGAGATCGATGAGCTGCAACGCCGCGTGACCCGCCTGGAAATGGAGGAGATGCAGCTGAAGAAGTCCCAGGATACGGCTTCTCAGGAGCGCTTGGCCAAGATCCAATCCGAGCTGGCCGACACCCGCGAAAAACTGGCTGGACTGAACGCCCGGTGGTCTGCGGAGAAGGCCGGTCACAACAAAGTCGGTGACTTGCGCGCCAAGCTGGACGATTTGCGGGTTCAGGCCGATAAGGCCACCCGCGAGGGGGACTTGGAACACGCTTCCCGCATCCTCTATGGGGAGATCCCGCAAATCCGGAAGGAGCTGGCCGCCGCTGAGGACAGCGCCTCCGCGGAGACCGCCGCGACTGGCGCGGACGGGGAATCAGCCCAGGAGCCCATGGTCCCCGATCACGTGGACGCTGATTCCATCGCCTCCATCGTCTCCTCCTGGACCGGCATCCCCGTGGGCCGCCTGATGCAGGGCGAGAACGAGAAGCTCCTGCACATGGAAGAGGTCTTGGGCAAGCGGGTCATTGGGCAGAAGGAAGCGGTCGCCGCCGTCTCCGACGCCGTTCGCCGCTCCCGGGCCGGCATCTCCGACCTCGACCGTCCTACCGCCAGCTTCCTCTTCCTGGGGCCGACCGGCGTGGGCAAGACCGAGCTGGCCAAGGCCCTGGCTGACTTCCTCTTTGACGATGAAAAGGCCATCGTCCGCATCGACATGAGCGAGTATATGGAAAAGGAATCCGTCTCCCGCCTGATTGGCGCCGCCCCTGGCTATATCGGCTACGAGGAAGGCGGCCAGCTGACCGAGGCCGTTCGCCGCCGTCCCTACTCCGTCGTTCTCTTCGACGAGGTGGAAAAGGCCCATCCGGAGGTCTTCGATGTGCTCCTGCAGGTCTTGGATGATGGCCGCCTGACCGATGGCCAAGGCCGGACGGTGGACTTCAAGAACACCATCCTCATCCTCACTTCCAACCTGGGCTCCCAGTTTCTGGTGGATTCAGGCCTGGACGCCGACCAGCGCAAGAGCGCGGTCATGGACGCCGTACACGCCCACTTCAAGCCGGAGTTCCTCAACCGCTTGGATGACATGATCGTCTTCAACCCTCTGACCCGCGATGAGCTGGCTGGGATCGTCGATATTCAGGTGGCTCGTGTGGCCGACCGACTCAAGGAACGTCGTATCACCCTTGATGTGACCGATTCCGCCCGTGAATGGCTGGCCGACACCGGTTACGACCCGGCTTACGGGGCCCGTCCTTTGCGCCGCCTGGTGCAGAACGAGGTGGGAGACCAATTGGCCCGCATGCTCCTAGCCGGGCAGGTGCACGACGGTGACACCGTCTTGGTGGACCAGACCGGGGGCGACCATTTGGAGCTTTCCGCCTGA
- a CDS encoding nucleoside hydrolase, which translates to MTSSPRIFLSCDTGIDDALAILYLVESHADLVGVSGVFGNVPEEVATKNSRDLLDFLGREEIPVYRGAARPSFWGKTEETMDKPYQVDPGCTVFHGINGFGNAELPVRPSSAKDGRGIPWETSLESQQESPQNASQALRQEPRKRFRILPDAAGAIIKAVKEFGTSLTVLATGPLTDVSEAIRREPSIIPDLRLVLMGGVLTQPGNGYNLVTETNIINDPEAAQAVFATDMDITMVGLDVTHRCLVTREQEAQVKALGTPLATFVGQMLDYYLSANEKSDPVFLAGSPLHDPLAAAVALEPSLVETFPIALRVELATGVGFGVRGRTIGDPTRLNGPRPHTKVALGVDSKRFVDDWFGKLLTICSKS; encoded by the coding sequence ATGACTTCTTCTCCCAGGATTTTCCTCTCTTGCGACACTGGCATCGACGATGCCCTGGCCATCCTCTACCTAGTGGAATCCCATGCCGACCTGGTGGGGGTCTCCGGCGTTTTCGGGAATGTCCCGGAGGAGGTCGCGACCAAGAACAGCCGGGACTTGTTGGATTTTCTGGGTCGGGAGGAGATCCCCGTTTATCGGGGGGCCGCTCGGCCTTCCTTCTGGGGGAAGACCGAAGAGACCATGGACAAGCCCTACCAGGTGGACCCCGGCTGCACGGTTTTCCACGGGATCAATGGTTTCGGGAATGCGGAACTTCCTGTGAGGCCGAGCTCGGCCAAAGACGGGAGAGGAATCCCTTGGGAAACCAGTCTGGAATCCCAACAAGAGTCCCCTCAAAACGCGAGTCAAGCCCTGCGCCAAGAACCCCGAAAGCGGTTTCGGATTCTTCCCGATGCAGCCGGAGCCATCATCAAGGCGGTCAAAGAATTCGGGACCAGCTTGACAGTCCTGGCCACCGGACCCCTGACCGATGTGTCCGAGGCGATCCGCAGGGAGCCGTCCATCATCCCGGATCTTCGCCTGGTCCTGATGGGAGGGGTCCTGACTCAGCCCGGCAATGGCTATAATCTGGTGACGGAGACCAACATCATCAACGATCCCGAAGCCGCCCAGGCCGTTTTCGCCACGGATATGGACATCACCATGGTCGGTTTGGACGTGACCCACCGGTGTCTGGTCACTCGGGAACAGGAGGCTCAGGTCAAAGCCTTGGGGACCCCCCTGGCGACCTTCGTCGGCCAGATGCTGGACTATTACCTGAGCGCGAACGAGAAATCTGACCCGGTCTTTTTGGCGGGCAGCCCTCTGCATGATCCTTTGGCGGCCGCCGTCGCCCTTGAGCCGAGCTTGGTCGAGACTTTTCCCATCGCCCTGCGGGTGGAGTTGGCGACGGGCGTCGGTTTCGGCGTGCGCGGTCGGACCATCGGCGATCCAACCAGGCTCAATGGCCCTCGGCCTCATACCAAGGTAGCCCTAGGGGTTGATTCCAAGCGGTTCGTTGACGATTGGTTCGGCAAGCTGCTGACGATTTGCTCTAAAAGTTGA
- a CDS encoding ABC transporter substrate-binding protein, with product MARDGEYGMFATIKQRLRSVLLFLSFSSRQSGPSRLAGEVSAPAGSGRGPRPFKTAAVTAVAAISVVGLSACTAPGADQEQASHLTKVTFMMSWAPDTNHIGVFVARDKGYYKKLGLDVTILATSQAGAEQSVSKGGADFALSNMSNVADANIKDGRLSFIMQVQRKPSAIWCSLAANKKIKSPKDFDGKVFATFGGNESDSVVRRMIQHDGGKGQFSKVTVGTSTFNTLSTGKADFGGFYSTWEGVQADMYGPKLNCFTEPAYGVPGNADEIGIISSGPYLSQHPDIARKFILATQEGYLRAYLHPNEAAKILTDSPEGKTAGLKLPFVKRSMQVITAGSYWGNATAYRSASATFGTVDTESAQKYFDFLFESHSYQDAKGRPISSAPQASEQATDTYLTSPEELQAAVK from the coding sequence ATGGCTAGAGACGGGGAGTATGGCATGTTCGCCACGATCAAACAGCGTCTGCGGTCTGTTCTTTTATTTCTTTCATTTTCATCCCGGCAGAGTGGTCCTTCGCGGCTGGCCGGAGAGGTGTCGGCGCCAGCCGGCAGCGGTAGGGGCCCTCGTCCTTTCAAGACCGCCGCCGTCACGGCCGTGGCCGCTATATCCGTCGTGGGCCTCTCCGCCTGCACCGCCCCTGGCGCCGACCAAGAGCAGGCCTCCCACCTGACCAAAGTAACCTTCATGATGTCGTGGGCGCCGGATACCAATCACATCGGCGTCTTCGTCGCCAGGGACAAGGGCTACTACAAAAAACTGGGCTTGGACGTGACCATCCTGGCCACCAGCCAGGCCGGGGCCGAACAATCCGTCTCCAAAGGTGGCGCCGATTTCGCCCTGTCCAACATGTCCAACGTGGCCGACGCCAACATCAAAGACGGACGGCTTTCCTTCATCATGCAGGTCCAGCGCAAGCCTTCCGCCATCTGGTGCTCCCTGGCGGCCAACAAGAAAATCAAATCCCCCAAGGACTTTGATGGCAAGGTCTTCGCCACTTTCGGAGGCAATGAATCCGACTCCGTCGTCCGTCGCATGATTCAACATGATGGGGGCAAAGGCCAGTTCAGCAAGGTGACCGTGGGAACCTCCACTTTCAACACCTTGTCCACCGGCAAGGCCGATTTCGGCGGATTCTACTCCACCTGGGAAGGGGTGCAGGCGGACATGTACGGCCCTAAGCTGAACTGCTTCACCGAACCCGCCTACGGGGTGCCGGGCAATGCGGACGAAATCGGGATCATCTCTTCCGGCCCCTACCTGTCCCAGCATCCGGACATCGCCCGCAAGTTCATCCTGGCCACGCAGGAAGGCTACCTGCGCGCTTACCTGCATCCCAACGAAGCCGCCAAGATTCTGACCGATTCCCCCGAAGGCAAGACCGCCGGGCTGAAGCTGCCTTTCGTCAAACGGAGCATGCAGGTGATCACCGCCGGTTCCTACTGGGGGAATGCCACCGCCTACCGGTCCGCTTCCGCCACCTTCGGCACCGTGGATACCGAATCCGCCCAGAAGTATTTCGACTTCCTCTTCGAATCCCATTCTTATCAGGACGCCAAAGGTCGGCCGATCTCCTCCGCCCCCCAGGCCAGCGAACAGGCCACCGACACGTACCTGACCTCGCCGGAGGAGCTGCAGGCGGCGGTTAAGTAG
- the argS gene encoding arginine--tRNA ligase codes for MNPEVLAQLISRTAHDLVASGQAGQLANEMIPAEDKIAVMRPKDRSHGDWATNIAMQLGKKAGMAPRDLAQKFAQALQADPGIASVEVAGPGFINITLNAASASQIVDQILDQKAAFGTNDHLAGKTLNLEFVSANPTGPIHIGGTRWAAIGDALARILQANGAHVIREYYFNDHGEQINRFAKSLVAAAHGEEAPADGYKGAYIDEIAQKVIDQAKAESIDVLSLPRVDGGKDADGQPLGEGDSEQREEFRKRAVPMMFDEIKQSMADFRVNFDVYFHENSVYEDGEVDAAFQRLKDLGDIYRKDGATWFKSTKYGDDKDRVIIKSNGEAAYIMGDIAYYWNKRHRKQDPADIAIYMLGADHHGYVNRLQAVCAAFGDEPNYNMQILIGQLVNVVKGGQPVRMSKRAGNVVTIDDLVGVVGVDATRYSLERTSYTQNIDIDLDLLSQHSNENPVYYVQYAHARSKNVDRNAAAAGLTVGGADLSLLDTEADSEILAQLALYPSVVASAADLNEPHRLAHYLEDLAGKYHQWYAAERVVPMELTEKEAQSADAQAIKVAKDPEPARAAARLKLNDAAAQVFENGLGLLAITAPDKM; via the coding sequence ATGAATCCTGAAGTACTCGCACAGCTTATTTCCCGCACCGCGCACGACTTGGTGGCCTCCGGACAGGCCGGTCAACTGGCCAATGAGATGATTCCGGCTGAAGACAAAATCGCCGTTATGCGCCCCAAAGACCGGTCCCATGGCGACTGGGCGACCAATATCGCCATGCAGCTGGGTAAGAAGGCCGGCATGGCCCCCCGGGACTTGGCTCAGAAGTTCGCTCAGGCCCTGCAGGCGGACCCGGGCATCGCCTCCGTGGAAGTGGCCGGCCCCGGATTCATCAACATCACTTTGAACGCCGCTTCGGCTTCTCAAATCGTCGATCAGATTCTGGATCAGAAGGCCGCCTTCGGAACCAATGACCACCTGGCAGGCAAAACCCTGAACCTGGAATTCGTCTCCGCCAACCCCACCGGCCCCATCCATATCGGGGGAACGCGGTGGGCGGCCATCGGCGACGCCCTGGCCCGTATCCTGCAGGCCAACGGCGCCCATGTGATCCGCGAGTATTACTTCAACGACCACGGCGAGCAGATCAACCGTTTCGCCAAGTCCCTGGTTGCTGCCGCCCACGGGGAGGAGGCTCCGGCCGATGGTTACAAGGGCGCTTATATTGACGAAATCGCCCAAAAGGTGATTGACCAGGCCAAGGCTGAAAGCATTGACGTGCTTTCCCTGCCCCGGGTGGATGGCGGCAAGGACGCGGATGGTCAGCCCTTGGGCGAAGGCGACAGCGAGCAACGGGAAGAGTTCCGCAAGCGGGCCGTGCCTATGATGTTCGACGAGATCAAGCAGTCCATGGCCGATTTCCGGGTCAACTTCGACGTCTACTTCCATGAGAACTCCGTCTACGAGGATGGGGAGGTGGACGCGGCCTTCCAGCGTCTGAAGGATCTGGGGGACATCTATCGGAAGGATGGGGCCACCTGGTTCAAGTCCACCAAGTATGGGGATGACAAGGACCGGGTCATCATCAAATCCAACGGGGAAGCCGCCTACATCATGGGCGACATCGCCTACTACTGGAACAAGCGTCACCGCAAACAAGACCCGGCCGACATCGCCATCTACATGCTGGGGGCCGACCATCATGGCTATGTGAACCGGCTCCAGGCCGTCTGCGCCGCCTTCGGGGACGAGCCCAACTACAACATGCAGATCCTCATCGGCCAGTTGGTCAATGTGGTCAAGGGCGGCCAGCCGGTCCGCATGAGCAAACGCGCCGGCAACGTGGTCACCATCGACGACCTGGTCGGGGTCGTCGGGGTGGACGCGACCCGCTATTCGCTGGAACGCACTTCCTACACCCAGAACATCGACATCGACCTGGACCTCCTGTCCCAGCACAGCAACGAGAATCCGGTCTACTACGTGCAATACGCCCACGCCCGTTCCAAGAACGTGGACCGGAACGCCGCCGCGGCCGGTCTGACGGTCGGCGGGGCCGACCTGAGCCTGCTGGACACCGAGGCGGATTCCGAGATTCTGGCCCAACTGGCCCTTTACCCGTCCGTGGTCGCCTCCGCCGCCGATCTGAACGAGCCTCATCGCCTGGCCCATTACTTGGAGGACCTGGCCGGCAAGTATCACCAGTGGTATGCGGCCGAGCGGGTGGTCCCCATGGAGCTGACCGAGAAGGAAGCCCAATCCGCCGACGCTCAGGCCATCAAGGTCGCCAAGGATCCCGAACCCGCCCGCGCCGCAGCCCGTCTCAAGCTCAATGACGCCGCCGCCCAGGTCTTCGAGAATGGTCTGGGGCTCCTGGCCATCACCGCTCCCGACAAGATGTAG
- a CDS encoding CYTH domain-containing protein has translation MTDPLNPVPSARDFEYDRRFFCTALPGDLTVSEQPSLIIQSYYVHEDNYALRVRVKTPGVRLDMDEGTDPYQALDRFQDRFAIATVTVKGPSLSGTRYEAEREIDPGIAVELIKRGGKALVKTRYTAWIGEDGWNLDVFGGDNFPLICAEAKRNKPVTNLLIPDFCTTEITDDWRLSNDGLAEHPYSQWKDAFLAELERKGPRFHEGFGVNRTAAID, from the coding sequence ATGACAGACCCCCTGAATCCGGTGCCCAGCGCCCGGGATTTCGAATACGATCGTCGTTTCTTCTGCACCGCCCTGCCTGGCGACCTCACTGTCAGCGAACAACCCAGCCTTATCATCCAGAGCTACTACGTGCATGAGGACAACTACGCCCTACGGGTCCGGGTCAAGACCCCGGGGGTCCGCCTGGACATGGACGAAGGGACTGACCCCTACCAGGCCTTGGACCGGTTCCAGGACCGGTTCGCCATCGCCACCGTCACCGTGAAAGGGCCATCCCTCAGCGGGACACGCTACGAAGCGGAACGGGAGATTGACCCCGGCATCGCCGTGGAGCTGATCAAACGGGGAGGCAAGGCCTTGGTGAAGACGCGCTACACCGCCTGGATCGGCGAAGACGGGTGGAATCTGGACGTTTTCGGCGGGGATAATTTCCCCTTGATCTGCGCTGAAGCTAAACGGAACAAGCCAGTGACCAACCTGCTCATCCCCGATTTCTGCACGACGGAAATCACCGATGACTGGCGCCTCTCCAACGACGGCCTGGCCGAGCACCCCTACAGCCAATGGAAGGACGCTTTCTTGGCTGAGCTGGAAAGGAAAGGCCCGCGCTTCCATGAAGGATTCGGGGTCAACCGCACGGCGGCCATCGACTGA
- a CDS encoding co-chaperone YbbN, which translates to MDEQSRRAQAQRSLAGMNLAGAVDLESLKHKPEAPAGQEGGAPAAGGYVVDVDTAGFESMVRMSATYPILLLLWQADDERYFDLASRLAGVVDRMKGQMQLVRMDIATNPQVVQALRVQGAPALYALIGGRPMPIVQGMPTEEELTQIKDQILPQLVSVAQQAGITGTAPYLEKSGDEGAGEGSDSSAASGDSSQPAAAQIPAGHEQAYQLTQDGQYEQAAAAYAKIMESNPHDLVAAREHAKSALLARNGQADLRTVRKAAGDRPDDVQAQLDVADVDMIGGHLDDAFSRLLDFLQGHKGDPETLDAVRQRLLEYFAIPEATDERVRKARMRLATLMY; encoded by the coding sequence ATGGATGAACAATCCCGCCGGGCCCAGGCCCAGCGTTCCTTGGCCGGGATGAATCTGGCCGGAGCCGTTGATTTGGAATCCCTCAAGCATAAGCCTGAGGCCCCTGCCGGGCAAGAAGGAGGGGCTCCCGCCGCGGGCGGCTATGTGGTGGATGTGGATACGGCCGGTTTCGAGTCCATGGTCCGTATGTCCGCCACCTATCCCATCCTGCTTCTGCTCTGGCAGGCGGATGATGAGCGTTACTTCGACCTGGCTTCCCGCTTGGCTGGCGTCGTGGACCGGATGAAAGGGCAGATGCAGCTGGTCCGGATGGACATTGCCACGAATCCCCAAGTGGTGCAGGCCTTGCGGGTCCAAGGGGCCCCGGCCTTGTACGCCTTGATCGGAGGACGGCCCATGCCAATCGTGCAAGGGATGCCGACCGAGGAAGAGCTGACTCAGATCAAAGACCAGATTTTGCCCCAATTGGTCTCCGTCGCCCAGCAGGCCGGCATCACCGGCACCGCCCCTTACCTGGAGAAGAGCGGCGACGAGGGCGCCGGGGAAGGTTCCGACTCGTCCGCCGCCTCTGGCGACTCTTCTCAACCCGCGGCCGCGCAGATCCCCGCAGGCCATGAGCAGGCCTATCAGCTGACCCAGGATGGTCAATACGAACAGGCCGCCGCCGCTTACGCCAAAATCATGGAATCCAATCCCCACGACCTCGTCGCCGCCCGGGAACATGCCAAGTCCGCCCTGCTGGCCCGCAACGGTCAGGCGGATCTGAGGACCGTGCGAAAGGCCGCGGGGGACAGACCGGATGATGTGCAGGCCCAGTTGGATGTGGCCGATGTGGACATGATCGGCGGTCACCTGGATGACGCCTTCTCCCGCCTGCTCGACTTCCTGCAAGGGCACAAGGGAGACCCGGAAACTTTGGATGCCGTCCGCCAGCGGCTCTTGGAATACTTCGCCATTCCTGAGGCGACGGATGAAAGGGTGCGTAAGGCTCGCATGCGCCTGGCCACGCTCATGTACTGA